The Endozoicomonas sp. 4G DNA segment GTCACCTTTACGGAATCCGCACTTCAGGATACGGATGTAACCGCCTGGACGCTCTTTGAAGCGTGGGCCCAGTTCGGAGAACAGCTTGCCAACAGTCTCTTTGTTACGGAGACGATCAAACGCCAGACGACGGTTGGCTACGCTGTCTTCCTTAGCCAGGGTGATCAGCGGTTCAGCAACACGGCGCAGCTCTTTAGCCTTCGGCAGTGTTGTTTTAATTACTTCGTGCTCTACCAGGGAAGCAGTCATGTTCTTGAACATCGCCTTGCGATGTGAACTGTTCCGGTTGAGCTTGCGGCCACTCTTACGATGACGCATGGCACAAACTTCCTCATTCTACCATTTGCCTTGCACTCACTCTTTTGGAGCGAGTGCAAATGCTAATGGCTGCTTAAGCAGAAATCTTGTCGTCGCCCTTCAGGCTGGCCGGTGGCCAGTTGTCGAGACGCATACCCAGGCTCAGACCACGGGAGGCCAGAACGTCCTTGATCTCGGTCAGGGACTTCTTACCCAGGTTCGGGGTCTTGAGCAGTTCAACCTCGGTGCGCTGGATCAGGTCACCGATGTAGTAGATGTTTTCTGCCTTCAGGCAGTTCGCACTACGTACGGTCAGTTCGAGATCATCCACAGGGCGCAGCAGGATAGGATCAACTTCATCCTCTTCCTTAACGGGCTCTGGTTCAGGCTCACCTTCCAGATCAACGAATACAGCCAGCTGCTGCTGCAGAATAGTTGCAGCACGACGGATGGCTTCATCCGGATCCAGGGTACCGTCGGTTTCCAAATCAAGAACCAGCTTGTCCAGGTCAGTACGCTGCTCAACACGGGCACTTTCAACGACATAGGAGACGCGGTAAACAGGGCTATAGGTGGCATCCAGTTGCAGACGGCCAATAGCACGGGTCTCGTCTTCATCCTGATGACGGCTGTCAGCAGACTCATAACCACGGCCACGCGCTATTCTCAGCTGCATATTCAGCTCGCCTTTCTCATTAAGATTGGCGATCACATGATCGGGGTTAACGATTTCAACATCGTGATCTAACTGGATATCCGCAGCAGTCACAGGGCCAGAACCTTTTTTGGTCAGGCTCAGTGTTGCTTCGTCACGGCCGGTCATGCGAATGGCAAGACCTTTGAGGTTCAGCAGGATGTCAATAACATCTTCCTGAACACCTTCAATCGCGCTGTATTCATGCTGCACACCATCGATCTCAACTTCTGTCACGGCACAGCCGGGCATGGAAGAAAGAAGGATACGACGCAGAGCATTGCCCAAGGTATGTCCAAAACCACGCTCAAGCGGTTCCAGAGTTACCTTAGCGCGCGTCAGGCTAATTTCCTCGACATCAATGTGTCTAGGAGTAAGAAATTCAGTAACCGAATTCTGCATGGATGTTACACCCCACCTAACTGTCTATCCCTTACTTGGAGTACAGCTCGACGATCAAGTTTTCGTTGATGTCGGCTGACAGGTCACTCCGCTCGGGCAGCACCTTGAAGGTACCTTCCTTTTTGCTGGCGTCAACTTCAACCCAGGTAGAGAACCCACGTTGAGCGGCCAGTTCAAGGGCTGCATTGATACGCAGCTGGTTTTTAGCCTTTTCGCGGATGGCGACAACGTCGCCAGGCTGAACCTGGTAGGAAGGAATGTTGACAGTCTTTCCATTCACCAGGATGGCTTTGTGGCTTACCAGCTGACGTGCTTCGGCACGGGTGGAACCGAATCCCATGCGGTAAACTACATTATCAAGGCGAGCCTCAAGCAGTTGCAAGAGGTTTGCACCGGTTGCGCCTTTCTTGCGATCAGCGGCCTTGTAGTAGTTACGGAACTGCTTCTCCAGTACGCCGTAGATACGACGAACTTTCTGCTTTTCACGAAGCTGTACACCGTAGTCAGAAAGACGGCCACGACGCTGACCGTGCTGACCTGGAGCAATTTCTGCCTTGCACTTTGACTCGAGTGCACGAACACCACTCTTCAGAAAGAGATCAGTGCCTTCACGACGAGACAGTTTGCACTTTGGACCAATATATCTAGCCATTTATACCGACTCCTGCTTATACACGACGCTTTTTAGGCGGACGACAACCGTTGTGGGGGATCGGGGTAACATCAGTGATGTTAGTGATCTTGTAACCACAAGCATTCAGTGCGCGTACAGCGGATTCGCGGCCAGGACCAGGTCCTTTCACGCAGACATCCAGATTCTTCAGACCGTATTCAGCGGCCGCCTGACCTGCACGCTCAGCAGCAACCTGGGCTGCAAACGGCGTGCTCTTACGAGAACCACGGAAACCGGAACCGCCGGCTGTGGCCCAGGCCAGAGCATTGCCCTGACGATCGGTAATGGTCACGATGGTGTTGTTAAAAGAAGCGTGGATGTGAGCGACACCGTCAACAACCTGCTTTTTAACCTTTTTACGTGAACGAGTACCTGGCTTTGCCATATCAGAATAAATCCTGTTTCATAAGAACGGTATAACCATTCTTAATTGATACTTACTTACGAATAGGCTTGCGAGGACCCTTACGGGTGCGAGCATTCGTCTTGGAACGCTGACCACGAACCGGCAGACTGCGACGGTGGCGAATACCACGGTAGCAACCCAGGTCCATGAGGCGTTTGATGTTCATGCTGATCTCACGACGCAGATCACCTTCAACGTCCAGCTTGGCAATTTCGCCACGCAGGGACTCCAGTTGATCTTCGCTCAGATCAGCGACTTTGGCTTCTGGCTTGACACCAGTGGTTTCGCACAGCTTTTTGGCTGTGGTCTTGCCGATGCCGAATATGTAGGTCAACGAGATAACAGCATGTTTGTTATCCGGAATGTTGACGCCAGCAATACGGGCCATTCAATCGTCTCCGTTTGTTTTCTCCGTGAGTTCATCCTTGCCTGGACAGACAGGGACATTTTGAGTTCACGGTTATTTTCGCCTGTAGACTTATTCAACCAGCTATGCAGCCGGTCGTGCGATGTTTATCTACTTCGCTATCTAAAGGCAGATAACGCGGACCGGACCAGCACCTGAAGATACTGTCTGGATGCGATGAAACATAACCATCCAGTCCGTTGTTAGATGCTTGCACAACTAACAGGTCGAAAGGCGGAAATTTTAATCCTACCTACGACAAAATACAACCGCTCATGATCACCATAAGCGGTTGTATTTATCTGTAGCCTTGTGAGGTACCACCAAAGTGGTTCGGGGCAAACCCGAAAGACCTCATGACACAATCAGCCTTGACGCTGTTTGTGACGTGGCTCAACGCAGATGACACGAACAGTGCCCTTGCGCTTGATAATCTTGCAGTTACGGCAGATTTTCTTAACCGATGCACGTACTTTCATTATTCATTCACTCCACCATTTCAGAGCCAACGGCACTCGTTGCTGAACCGGTGTTAGCGGATCAGGCCACCACCACCGTAGCCCTTAAGATTGGATTTCTTCAGCAGTGACTCGTACTGATGTGACATCAGGTGAGACTGCACCTGAGCCATGGTATCCATGACGACCACTACTACGATCAGCAGACTGGTACCACCGAGGTAGAAAGGCACGTTAGCCGAAACTACCAGGAACTGTGGCAGCAGACATACTGCTGTCATATAGATAGCGCCAAACATGGTCAAACGAGTCAGGACACCATCAATGTAACGGGCAGACTGTTCACCAGGACGAATACCCGGAATGAATGCCCCTGACTTCTTCAGGTTGTCTGCAACATCTTTCGGATTGAAAACCAGTGCAGTGTAGAAGAAGCAGAAAAAGATGATCCCTGCCGAGAACAGAACTATGTTCAGCGGCTGACCCGGACCCAGCGCCAGTGCGATATCCTGAAGCCATTCCCATCCTTCACCCTGACCAAACCATTGGGCAATGGAGGCAGGGAACAGCAGAAGGCTGGAAGCAAAGATAGCAGGAATAACACCAGCCATGTTTACTTTCAGAGGCAAATGACTGCTCTGTGCCGCAAATACTTTACGACCTTGCTGTCGCTTGGCGTAATTGACAGTTATACGGCGTTGGCCTCGTTCAATGAACACAACGAACGCGATAATGGCAATAGCCAACAGGGCAATTGCGAGCAATGCCAGGATATTGATGTCACCCTGACGGGCGGACTCGAAAGACCGCCCAATTGCGCTAGGCAGACCAGCGACAATACCTGCAAAAATCAGGATAGAGATGCCGTTACCAATCCCGCGTTCAGTCACCTGCTCACCCAGCCACATCATAAAGACGGCACCGGTTACGAAGGTGACCACAGCCACTACATAGAAGCTGATATCAGGATTGAATGCGACGCCCTGGTTGGCAAGACCTACGGTCATGCCAGTACCCTGAACGAACGCCAACATCACTGTCAGGTAGCGGGTATACTGACTGATCTTGCGTCGACCCGATTCACCTTCCTTCTTGAGTTGTTCCAACTGGGGGCTGACCACGGTCATCAACTGAATGATGATGGACGCCGATATGTAGGGCATGATTCCCAGCGCCAGTACCGACATGCGTTCCAGTGCACCACCGGAGAACATGTTGAACAGGCCGAGAATGGTCCCTTCATTTTGTTGAAACATCCGGGCCAGGGCATCAGGGTTGATGCCAGGCACAGGAATATGAGCACCGATCCGATATACCAGGATCGCCAGAAATACGAATTTGAGGCGAGAAATTAACTCGCCCAAACCGCTTTGATTCCCAACAGGTAGTGTCTTAGCCATTTAGTCCTCGATCTTACCACCAGCAGCTTCGATCGCGGCGCGAGCGCCCTTGGTAGCTGCCACACCTTTCAGTGTTACGGCCTTATTCAGTTCGCCGGACAGTATCACTTTCGCACGCAGGATGCTACCGTTGATAAGGTCTGCCGCTTTCAGGGCAGCCAGGTCGATCACATCGGATTCAACCT contains these protein-coding regions:
- the rplQ gene encoding 50S ribosomal protein L17 — encoded protein: MRHRKSGRKLNRNSSHRKAMFKNMTASLVEHEVIKTTLPKAKELRRVAEPLITLAKEDSVANRRLAFDRLRNKETVGKLFSELGPRFKERPGGYIRILKCGFRKGDNAPMAIVELLDRPVAEAEAVEE
- the rpoA gene encoding DNA-directed RNA polymerase subunit alpha is translated as MQNSVTEFLTPRHIDVEEISLTRAKVTLEPLERGFGHTLGNALRRILLSSMPGCAVTEVEIDGVQHEYSAIEGVQEDVIDILLNLKGLAIRMTGRDEATLSLTKKGSGPVTAADIQLDHDVEIVNPDHVIANLNEKGELNMQLRIARGRGYESADSRHQDEDETRAIGRLQLDATYSPVYRVSYVVESARVEQRTDLDKLVLDLETDGTLDPDEAIRRAATILQQQLAVFVDLEGEPEPEPVKEEDEVDPILLRPVDDLELTVRSANCLKAENIYYIGDLIQRTEVELLKTPNLGKKSLTEIKDVLASRGLSLGMRLDNWPPASLKGDDKISA
- the rpsD gene encoding 30S ribosomal protein S4, giving the protein MARYIGPKCKLSRREGTDLFLKSGVRALESKCKAEIAPGQHGQRRGRLSDYGVQLREKQKVRRIYGVLEKQFRNYYKAADRKKGATGANLLQLLEARLDNVVYRMGFGSTRAEARQLVSHKAILVNGKTVNIPSYQVQPGDVVAIREKAKNQLRINAALELAAQRGFSTWVEVDASKKEGTFKVLPERSDLSADINENLIVELYSK
- the rpsK gene encoding 30S ribosomal protein S11, producing the protein MAKPGTRSRKKVKKQVVDGVAHIHASFNNTIVTITDRQGNALAWATAGGSGFRGSRKSTPFAAQVAAERAGQAAAEYGLKNLDVCVKGPGPGRESAVRALNACGYKITNITDVTPIPHNGCRPPKKRRV
- the rpsM gene encoding 30S ribosomal protein S13, with protein sequence MARIAGVNIPDNKHAVISLTYIFGIGKTTAKKLCETTGVKPEAKVADLSEDQLESLRGEIAKLDVEGDLRREISMNIKRLMDLGCYRGIRHRRSLPVRGQRSKTNARTRKGPRKPIRK
- the rpmJ gene encoding 50S ribosomal protein L36, which produces MKVRASVKKICRNCKIIKRKGTVRVICVEPRHKQRQG
- the secY gene encoding preprotein translocase subunit SecY; the encoded protein is MAKTLPVGNQSGLGELISRLKFVFLAILVYRIGAHIPVPGINPDALARMFQQNEGTILGLFNMFSGGALERMSVLALGIMPYISASIIIQLMTVVSPQLEQLKKEGESGRRKISQYTRYLTVMLAFVQGTGMTVGLANQGVAFNPDISFYVVAVVTFVTGAVFMMWLGEQVTERGIGNGISILIFAGIVAGLPSAIGRSFESARQGDINILALLAIALLAIAIIAFVVFIERGQRRITVNYAKRQQGRKVFAAQSSHLPLKVNMAGVIPAIFASSLLLFPASIAQWFGQGEGWEWLQDIALALGPGQPLNIVLFSAGIIFFCFFYTALVFNPKDVADNLKKSGAFIPGIRPGEQSARYIDGVLTRLTMFGAIYMTAVCLLPQFLVVSANVPFYLGGTSLLIVVVVVMDTMAQVQSHLMSHQYESLLKKSNLKGYGGGGLIR